From a single Tetrapisispora phaffii CBS 4417 chromosome 15, complete genome genomic region:
- the VMA3 gene encoding H(+)-transporting V0 sector ATPase subunit c (similar to Saccharomyces cerevisiae CUP5 (YEL027W); ancestral locus Anc_1.469), protein MSTDLCPVYAPFFGAMGCAAAIIFTSFGAAYGTAKSGVGICATCVLRPDLLFKNIVPVIMAGIIAIYGLVVSVLVCYSLGQKQALYTGFIQLGAGLSVGLSGLAAGFAIGIVGDAGVRGNSQQPRLFVGMILILIFAEVLGLYGLIVALLLNSRATQDVVC, encoded by the coding sequence aTGAGTACTGATTTATGTCCTGTTTATGCTCCGTTTTTTGGTGCCATGGGTTGTGCAGCTGCCATCATCTTCACTTCTTTCGGTGCTGCTTATGGTACCGCTAAATCAGGTGTCGGTATCTGTGCTACCTGTGTTTTAAGACcagatttattatttaagaaTATTGTTCCTGTCATTATGGCCGGTATCATTGCTATTTATGGTTTAGTTGTCTCAGTCTTAGTCTGTTACTCTCTAGGTCAAAAACAAGCTTTATACACTGGTTTCATCCAACTAGGTGCTGGTCTATCTGTTGGTTTAAGTGGTTTGGCTGCTGGTTTTGCAATTGGTATTGTAGGAGATGCTGGTGTTAGAGGTAACTCTCAACAACCAAGATTATTTGTTGgtatgattttaattttaattttcgCAGAAGTTTTGGGTCTATATGGTCTAATTGTCGCCCTATTATTAAACTCTAGAGCTACCCAAGATGTTGTCTGTTAA